A window of Pyrus communis chromosome 3, drPyrComm1.1, whole genome shotgun sequence genomic DNA:
AAGTGCTATTTTTGCCCATTGACCTAAACAAACCATAAGAACAAATGAAAACAAAGGAGGGGATGAAATGACGTTAATGCCCCCGTCACACGTCATTCGTAGCACTTGCGGTGGTGGGTCTATATAAATGTGGGAAGGAGACGAAGCTGGAAGTAGGAGAAGAAAGAGCGGGGGCCTTCTGTCCCATTTGAAACCTTTGAGAGGTTcgccccctcctctctctcctcccctcccccctccttCTGCTTTCCCTAAATGGAAGGCGAAGAGGGTCCCACCGTGACCACCGCCGAAAccgccatcaccaccaccaccaccatccccACTGTCACCACATGCGGCACCGATTCCCCCCCACCATTCCCGCCGCACGATTCTAATGTCTCACCCGTTGGATCTCCCGATCGCGCCTCCTCTGAGATTCAACCACAGCCGTCTGATGATGACCCTGATCAATCGTCTGGGGCTGGTGGTCTCTCTGAGGATCTCAAACAGAAGATTATTAAACAGGCAaaaacccctctctctctgtatatatatatatatatatatatatatatatgtgtgtgtgtgtgtgtgtgtgtgtgtgtgtgtgtgtgtgtgtgtgtgtgtatctctATCTCTTTTTTTTGGCATGTGGAAAAGTGAACCCTAGGAGTTTCTGTTTGATTTTTAAAAGGAATATGATTTGTAGCTGATAATTGGATATTGCATAGACCTTGCAATATGCGTTGTATTGATTATGAACCCTAGAATCGCATTTATCATCCCGATTGTTTGAGTAGCTTTACGATTTTTGATATTATGCTCTTAATTCGTACTTGTTGCGGCATAAATTTCAGTAACAACTCAAAAATTGGTAAAATAAATGCAATAAAATTGTTGTGATTTGATTTCCGTTTTTCGTACGCATATAGGATAAGTTAATTTGAATTGAGTGCGTATTTGGAACCGCTTTTTGAAGCCACATTAGTATAGACCATAATATACTAATTTCTGTGCCCACTTTGCTGATCGttaaaccaaattttagttTCACTGAAGTCGAAATTTTGACTCGTATTTGGAACCGCTTTTTGAAGCCACATTAGTATAGACCATAATGTACTAATTTCTGTGCCCACTTTGCTGATCGttaaaccaaattttagttTCACTGAAGTCGAAATTTTGACTCACATCGAGATTTAGTCAAATAGCGAAAATGAAATGTAGATATTTCACGTAGTAACTGTTTTGCTATACTAATTCTAAGTTCTCATGTAAGGATCATTTGTCAATTCTTTGTGGATTTGCAGGTGGAGTATTATTTCAGCGATGAAAACTTGCCCACTGACAATTATATGTCGAGTATGattaaaaagaacaaagaagGTTATGGTGAGTGTttagtgttatttttttttattcaacttaGTTTTAGTTGAATGCGTTTTTGTACCGAACTGAAGCTTGTATATCTTTTCTTCTGATTTGATTCACGTTAGCCAAATGTCTTTCCCCAATTGTACCCCAAATGGCTTCTTATTTCTTCTTCTGtgattgatttgcaaatttgcaatGGCGCTTTTTATAAGACAAATGCAGGAAAAGTCATTCTAAACAAAATCTTATCGTATTATGGTATAGGTGTCTATGAACTTTGTTCACCCGTTGGTTTAATCACTTTTCCCATGTAATAGGCTAATAAAACTTTGGACGGGCATTAATttttttccaagtgatttaTTTGAGTAATGACTCCGTTAAGAAAATAAGATAAAGGTTCGTGTGAAGAAACTCATCCTCAATCATCCAAAGTAGAATTAATCTGATGCAGATTCCTCCATTTGGCAATATAGAGTATTGAAATTACCAAGTGACAAATTGATTTGCAATTTGTTTGACTACCATGACTTCATGTGGTTGGATGTGGATCTAAACCAATCTATTCCAAGGtgttttatttgtcattttctaGTACATGCTTTAGGGGTGCTGAAAGTTTATAATGTTAATTATGTTTATATTAATAAAATCTGGCATTAATAGAGTAGAGGAGATGAAGGTGATGAGTAAAGCAGGTACTTCTGACGGCTTCCCTTGCCTGGATGTTTTCCTGGTGGAGCCAAATTTGGCTGTGCCGAGCATCTGGGTTGGTGTTGAATGACCATGTAACTGACTGCTGACTGATTCCTTCTCTATTCATTAAATTCTATTGCTAAATTCagaattagaaatttttttcGTTCCTTTGGGTTATTCTTGTTTCTAATTAGTGTAATTGCGGTGATATATCACTTCTGGGAAAGGGGGTGATTACTTCTCTGGCAGGAAGATGAGAACTTTATTAGACTTCGTTATTTCCTTATGCTGCTTGTGTATATGAGACTGTTCACCACTAGCTCAAACCCGTGTGGCATTGGTATTTGTTTATACATCAAATTGCTCGTTCTGTGTTGGTAAAAAAATCTTAGttgtaacaaaaagaaaaattattagttGTCTCCTTTCCTTCACCCTGTCATATTAACAGTTTTCGCTAACTTTTGGCATATTCTTTTGCAGTTCCTATTTCAGTTATTGCTTCTtttagaaaaatgaagaagCTCATTCAAGACAATTCGTCCATAGCGGATGCATTGAGGGAGTCTACCCTCCTTGTAATGTTCTTATTTTGTTCTCTTGTGAAAAATTAAGTGCAAGTTGAATCACGAATATGCTAAAAGACAAGCATAAATTTCCTTTTTGTAGGTTGTGAGTTCGAATGGGAAGAAGGTGAAACGGATTCATCCCCTTCCTTCAACTGATAACAGGGACCCAAAGGTAACCTTTTGagcttgattttgattttttaattttttttttccttgatttTTGATGTATTATTTTTGGAAAACTTCAAGCATCTAATTTATGCATTATAGTGCACTGTTTTGGTGGAGAACCTGCCTGAGGATCATTCGGTGGAGAACCTTAAGACCATATTTGGTGAAGCTGGAAAGTatgttcttttccttctttttctcccCATGCTGTGAGCCTGTGACATTATTgttctcttcattttttttatagtagcatgcttttcaatttttcagAATAAAAGATTTACGCATACTTGACCCACATGCATTAGAAGCGTCAACAAAAGGTGGCAAGACTGAGAAGCTGATTAGTAATAAGGTATGGTTTCTAAACTTTATGTGCATGATTATACTTGCTAATTCTCAGAATCTGGTGATTAAGAGGATTCGGTTACCGAGATACACTATCCATGttcgggatttttttggttgggAATGTCTTATGTTTTTGTGGTCTGAGGCAACTGCTGCCTTTATGCTTATATTTGAGGTCTTTTTGGGGACAATTTTGAGATATTTGGGCAGCCTTTTGTAATGTGTATTGTTTTTTGCTGCAGTTGCATGCCCTTGTGGAGTAT
This region includes:
- the LOC137728027 gene encoding la-related protein 6A-like, translating into MEGEEGPTVTTAETAITTTTTIPTVTTCGTDSPPPFPPHDSNVSPVGSPDRASSEIQPQPSDDDPDQSSGAGGLSEDLKQKIIKQVEYYFSDENLPTDNYMSSMIKKNKEGYVPISVIASFRKMKKLIQDNSSIADALRESTLLVVSSNGKKVKRIHPLPSTDNRDPKCTVLVENLPEDHSVENLKTIFGEAGKIKDLRILDPHALEASTKGGKTEKLISNKLHALVEYDTVEAADKAVITLNNEGDWRNGMRVKLLKQVGKYGQRKQPWRGFDSEKSSGNRSNDQTGDEENHTVIEKHNDARTTDEEDGERVPKEKTGHRGRNRGQPGRQKYRGTNGFGPGTTSANHGIEPSKPPPGPRMPDGTRGFTMGRGRTPSTAQT